From a region of the Pongo pygmaeus isolate AG05252 chromosome 5, NHGRI_mPonPyg2-v2.0_pri, whole genome shotgun sequence genome:
- the GCNT2 gene encoding N-acetyllactosaminide beta-1,6-N-acetylglucosaminyl-transferase isoform X6, translating into MMGSWKHGLFSVSLISALIFVFVYNTELWENKRFLRAALSNASLLAEACHQIFEGKVFYPTENALKTTLDEATCYEYMVRSHYVTETLSEEEAGFPLAYTVTIHKDFGTFERLFRAIYMPQNVYCVHLDQKATDAFKGAVKQLLSCFPNAFLASKKESVIYGGISRLQADLNCLEDLVASEVPWKYVINTCGQDFPLKTNREIVQYLKGFKGKNITPGVLPPDHAVGRTKYVHQELLDHKNSYVIKTTKLKTPPPHDMVIYFGTAYVALTRDFANFVLQDQLALDLLSWSKDTYSPDEHFWVTLNRIPEKTKTKRIIDLEKT; encoded by the exons ATGATGGGCTCTTGGAAGCACGGTCTTTTTAGCGTGTCTCTTATCTCTgccctgatttttgtatttgtttacaaTACTGAGTTATGGGAGAATAAACGTTTTCTGAGGGCAGCTCTGTCCAATGCTTCACTGTTAGCAGAAGCCTGTCATCAGATTTTTGAGGGGAAAGTTTTTTACCCAACAGAAAATGCATTGAAAACTACCCTTGATGAAGCGACCTGCTATGAGTACATGGTTCGAAGTCACTATGtaacagaaacactctctgaagaAGAGGCTGGGTTCCCTTTAGCTTACACGGTGACCATCCACAAAGACTTCGGCACTTTTGAGAGGCTCTTCAGGGCGATTTATATGCCCCAAAATGTCTACTGTGTGCACCTGGATCAGAAGGCGACGGATGCCTTTAAAGGTGCAGTGAAACAGTTACTCAGCTGCTTCCCAAATGCTTTTCTGGCTTCCAAGAAGGAGTCGGTCATCTATGGGGGGATCTCCAGGCTCCAGGCTGACCTGAACTGCCTGGAAGACCTTGTGGCCTCTGAGGTTCCCTGGAAGTATGTCATCAACACCTGCGGGCAAGACTTTCCCCTGAAAACCAACAGGGAAATAGTTCAGTATCTGAAGGgatttaaagggaaaaatatcACCCCTGGGGTGCTGCCTCCTGACCACGCTGTTGGACGGACTAAATACGTCCACCAAGAACTGTTAGACCACAAAAATTCCTACgtgattaaaacaacaaaattaaaaactcctCCTCCTCATGACATGGTGATTTACTTTGGCACGGCCTACGTGGCTCTCACAAGGGACTTTGCTAACTTTGTCCTCCAAGACCAGCTCGCACTTGACTTACTCTCCTGGTCCAAGGACACCTACAGCCCCGACGAACATTTCTGGGTGACACTCAACAGGATTCCCG agaagacCAAGACAAAAAGGATAATTGATTTGGAAAAGACTTGA